Part of the Falco cherrug isolate bFalChe1 chromosome 1, bFalChe1.pri, whole genome shotgun sequence genome, GCCCTCAGAGGGCCCCCCGGCTCCACCGACTGTGGGGGTGCCCCGGGGCTCCCCACCCCGAGGGCTGCAGTCCTGTCTGTCGGCTGTCGCTgtggctgccctgctccccctcgGAGGACTGGCTGCTGTCGGCGCTCCTGAGGCCGGTGTAGgggccggcccccgccccgtCGAGGGCGTAGAAGGCCCGCTCGCGGACGTGGAGCACGTCTGCACGCTTCACCTGGTCCACCTGCCTGCTGTGGCTCAGCGCCGCGAATGCACCCGgtcccccagctcccagcctcctgccaTGGTAGCCACCCTTGGACACCGCCACCCCAGCCTCGCCGCCTTGCCCCCGCTGCCGGCCTTCACCCACTGCCACGCTGCCCCTGGcttgccctgcctgcagaggggggctgctccctgccttggtgccctgcagcctgccccCCGCGTTGCCGCCGTGGGTGCCAGCCCTTGTCTGGGCCCTGCTTGGTGTCCGGCCGCCAGCTTTCCCATGTGGGGATGGCACTTCATCCGTCCTGGGCATCTtgtccagccctgctccccctggCTGGACCCTCACCCCCACCCTGGGCCGTGCTtccctgtggggctggagggTGGCTGGCCCTGCTTCCCCACTCCCCCCTCTCCCGGCCACAGTGCTCTTGCCTGCTTTGCGGCCAccagctgtccccagggcagTGGTGCAGTCCCCCTCACTCACCCCAGGGGAGGCAATGGTGGTGCCCAGGCGGATGCTGGCCCCCTTGGCTGAGACAGTGGCAGCCATCTCCTCACCCCCCTGGCGGGGGGTGGTGACAGACAGGCGCCCTGGCCTCCCCTCAAACCTCTGCCCCTCACCTCTCACCTCATCGTCGCCATTCCTATGGATGCCAGCCCCCGTGGGGATGGTAATGACACTACCAGTGACCCTCCAGGGGCCAGGAGCCACCGGTTCTTCTCCATCAGCAATGGTAGTGGCACCATCCTCATCATCTCCCATGGGACGGCcacccctggggctgctggtgacACTGCCCCCATGGCCTGaggtggctgtggtggctggtCCTTCAGGCTGCCTGCGAGCAGGGGTGCCATCATCATCACCAGTGTGTGCCACAGTGAcgcccagcctgggcagggggctACTGGTTCCCGCAGTGGGAATGCCGTCATCGTCACTGCCAACAGTGGCACCGGCCTGGGTGGTTTCTTGCTCGCCCACGTGGATGTTGGCCCTCCCAATGAAGATATTGACCTCATCATCCTTGTCCGGAGAGATCTGGGTGAAGCTGGTGGCCCCCATTGCACTGCCTACCTTACCACGGGTGACAGTGACACTGCCCGAGTCAGGGATGTAAGCATATTCATCCACACCTTCGGCATCAACCTGGACATCCTCCATCTTCTCAGTGACGGAGGCGAGAGCACCTCCCATCCCTGTTCTCTGCATGATGCCCTCCTGCCCTTGTCCAGGGATAGTGGCCTCACCACTGCCCTCATCCCCAGCCCTTCTGGTAGTGGGGgccctctccctcccagctgtCATGGCCCCCTCCACTGGAACCCCCCCAATGGCACTATCATCCCTGTCCTCACCCCTGACACCAGACCTGTTCCCCGCCACGGCCCCACTGGGGCGTTCGCCCTGGGGGAGAACGGAAACACCATTGTCCACTTCAACCACCAAATCCAGGTCGCCGCTGCCCTCCGAGCTGGCCGGGGTGGCCCCTGCGATGCCGACACCACTGCGTGCTCGCGTGCTGGTGCCCGGGCGAGGACTGGGAACATCCCTGCCGGTGCCTGGGGCACTGCGGTTTTCAGGCTTGAGGCTGGTCCTGTTCTCCATTGCGTCAGTGCTGCCGCCAT contains:
- the MEPE gene encoding matrix extracellular phosphoglycoprotein; translation: MQTALMCLCLLSLAFSTPVPPPLPGRTAGNCVGQHRILLKGCNAKHGFYVFKYVYSFSTRRNQTQIKKEEADGQGTIPSHQLGEDDARQGPTEHRVTLEQGDGGSTDAMENRTSLKPENRSAPGTGRDVPSPRPGTSTRARSGVGIAGATPASSEGSGDLDLVVEVDNGVSVLPQGERPSGAVAGNRSGVRGEDRDDSAIGGVPVEGAMTAGRERAPTTRRAGDEGSGEATIPGQGQEGIMQRTGMGGALASVTEKMEDVQVDAEGVDEYAYIPDSGSVTVTRGKVGSAMGATSFTQISPDKDDEVNIFIGRANIHVGEQETTQAGATVGSDDDGIPTAGTSSPLPRLGVTVAHTGDDDGTPARRQPEGPATTATSGHGGSVTSSPRGGRPMGDDEDGATTIADGEEPVAPGPWRVTGSVITIPTGAGIHRNGDDEVRGEGQRFEGRPGRLSVTTPRQGGEEMAATVSAKGASIRLGTTIASPGVSEGDCTTALGTAGGRKAGKSTVAGRGGSGEAGPATLQPHREARPRVGVRVQPGGAGLDKMPRTDEVPSPHGKAGGRTPSRAQTRAGTHGGNAGGRLQGTKAGSSPPLQAGQARGSVAVGEGRQRGQGGEAGVAVSKGGYHGRRLGAGGPGAFAALSHSRQVDQVKRADVLHVRERAFYALDGAGAGPYTGLRSADSSQSSEGEQGSHSDSRQTGLQPSGWGAPGHPHSRWSRGAL